Proteins encoded together in one bacterium window:
- a CDS encoding transcriptional regulator yields the protein MHDVLDRVLHQPIRTRIMAYLLVSGSCTYSGLKTMFDLSDGHMTTHMRELLEHEYVEMKKHLLPISHKRRITLRSKGRKLFLIISPF from the coding sequence ATGCATGATGTATTGGATCGTGTCCTCCATCAACCCATTCGGACACGAATTATGGCATATTTGTTGGTGTCTGGGTCGTGTACGTACAGCGGCCTTAAAACAATGTTTGATCTTTCTGATGGTCATATGACAACGCATATGCGGGAACTTTTAGAGCATGAGTATGTTGAAATGAAAAAACATTTGTTGCCAATAAGCCACAAACGACGTATTACCTTACGCTCAAAGGGCAGAAAGCTTTTTCTGATTATATCGCCGTTTTAA
- a CDS encoding rRNA pseudouridine synthase has product METNQKIQLTKYLAHCGLSSRRKVTDLINEGLIAINGAIVKNPSERIDPTARITCQGKVVRPEKKIYILLNKPEGYVSSLSDPNNERTVMELVNLPGKQRIYPVGRLDQDTTGVLIMTNDGDLAQQLAHPRFARKKVYHAVIDRALHERDLEKIRNGITLRDGRVKADRAYFVQGKGRHHIGIELHSGRYHIIRRIFMHLGYHVGKLDRVAYSSLTKRGVTKGNWRYLTQEEVAMLHAPETVHTPTKRNSDSRSK; this is encoded by the coding sequence ATGGAAACAAACCAAAAAATACAATTAACCAAATACTTGGCCCACTGTGGGCTTTCATCGCGTCGAAAAGTGACCGATTTGATCAATGAAGGGCTTATCGCCATCAACGGGGCTATTGTTAAAAACCCCAGCGAACGCATAGACCCTACCGCTAGAATCACCTGCCAAGGCAAAGTTGTTCGACCTGAAAAGAAGATCTATATCCTTCTTAATAAACCCGAAGGATACGTCTCCTCGCTGTCAGACCCAAACAACGAGAGAACCGTTATGGAGTTGGTCAACTTGCCAGGCAAGCAACGCATTTACCCTGTCGGGCGCCTTGACCAAGATACGACCGGTGTCTTGATTATGACCAATGATGGTGATCTGGCTCAACAACTTGCTCATCCACGCTTTGCCAGAAAAAAAGTTTACCACGCCGTCATTGACCGCGCATTGCATGAACGCGATTTAGAAAAAATTAGAAACGGCATAACACTCCGTGATGGTAGAGTTAAGGCTGACCGTGCCTATTTTGTACAAGGAAAAGGCAGGCACCATATTGGTATTGAGTTGCATAGTGGTCGCTACCACATTATTCGCAGAATTTTTATGCATCTTGGTTATCACGTGGGCAAGCTTGACCGTGTTGCCTACTCTTCGCTTACTAAGCGCGGCGTAACTAAAGGTAACTGGCGCTATTTGACTCAAGAAGAAGTTGCCATGCTTCATGCACCAGAAACAGTGCACACACCAACAAAACGCAATTCAGATTCTCGTTCAAAATAA